AAATGATGAAACAGAATAAAATCTTGCTTATAGCTAAAAAGAGTCTATTAACAACTATTTTTGTTGGACTTTTTTCTTCTGCATTTGCAATGGATACAAAGTTTTATGCTGGAGTTAGTGCAGCAAAAGTTGATGGACATAATTATACACAGTATAATATAGGACAAAATTCAAGTACAAAATTTGATAATGATATAATTTTTGCTTTTTCAAATACTCTTAGTTATGGAAGAGTTAAAACAGGTCTTAGTGCAACAACATTAGATTTAGATCTAAAATTAGGTTATGAATTTATTGAAAATTTAAGAGCCTATGCTATTGGAACAGGTGCAATACAATATTATGATAATAGTACATATACAGGGCTTGGATATGGTGGAGCTTTAGAGTATAGAATTAGCTCTTTAGTATCTTTAGAAGGTTCTTACAAAACTATGAATATGAGCAAAAGTAATCATAGTTATGATTATGATACAGCAAGTTTAGGAGTAAGATTTGGATTTTAAGAGCTAAATTTTGCTCTTAAATCTCTTAAGATATTAATCTTCTTTACTATTTATCATCCAAATTGAGAAAATATCTAAATAATTCCAAAATGATTTTAGTAGATTTTCATTAATATCAAGCTTTTTTAAAACTTCAATATAGCATTCAAGCCAAACTATTCTAGTTTTTGGAGTAATTTTAAATGGTTGATGACGAGCTACCATCATAGGGGCACCTCTATTTTCATTAAAATATTTTTTCCCTCCACAAATTTGTATGAAAAAATCACTAGAGTTTATTTTCGCTTGTTCAAACTCTTTTTCATCTTGAGGAAAAATTTCATAAATTGAACTTTGTTTGATTAAATCATAATGGTCACTGATTAATTTTCTAATTCCTTCTTCTCCTAAAACTCTTAAAAATTCTGGATTTGGAAGAGTTACACTTGGTCTTATTCCAAATTGTGCTTGTGAAATATTAAATTGCATTTTAAAACCTTTAAATTATATATATTAGTTTTTATTCTACAATAAATCTTATTTTAATAGCTTTATTTAAGATATGATAAAATATTTACTAATTTTAAAATAGGCAAAAGATGAAAGATTTAACAAAAGTAGCAGAATGTTATAGTTGTGGACTTTTTGTAGAAAAAAGCGAGGATAAAAGATTTAAACAAAGTTGTCCTAGATGTGAAAGCAGGCTAGAAACTAAACAAAATTTTTCTATTGACTCACTTTTTTATGCAATTTCAAGTTTAATGCTATTTTTAATTTTATCTTTATATCCCATAATAAGTTTAAGTCTAAATGGGCAAGAGTTAAATGCAAATATTTTAAAAACAGTTTATATTTTATTTGAACAAGATTTTTATCTTGTCTCTTTTTTAGTTCTTTTTACAATAATTTTAGCCCCAATTTTTAACTCTATTGTAATTATTTTAGTTTTTTTACAACTAAAATTAAATATTGATATTTTTAAAAAGTCTTTTTTATATGATGCTTATCACTTTTTTAAAGAGTGGGGATTTATAGAAGTTTTTATTATTAGTTTAATAGTAACTTATATAAAACTTGTTGGAATGGTGAGTAATACAAAATTTGATATAGGGTTTTTTATTATTTTGGCTTATGTTTTTTGTTTTATTATGTCAAATATAAAGTTTGATGCAAGTGCTATTTTGGATGATTAAATGGTTTTAATATCTTGTAAAAATTGTAAAAAAGTATATGAAAAAGAGAGTTATGCACCATTTAAGTGTGAAAGATGTAATCATATTGTGAGAAAAAGAGTAGAAAACTCTTTACAAATATCATTAGCTCTTACAATTTGTGCAATGCTTTTATATATACCAGCTATGCTTTATCCTATGATGATAGTTACTCAATTTGGTGTAAATCAAGAAAGTACAATAATTGAAGGAATTATTAGTTTTTTAGAGTATAAAAGCTATTTTGTAGCAACTGTTATTTTTGTAGCAAGTGTTGCTATTCCAATACTAAAACTTTTTGCACTATTTTTTATATTTTTATCTTTAAAAATAAATGTACAGATGGAAAATAGAACAAAGATTTTATTATATAAATATATTGAAGCTATTGGAAAATGGTCTATGATTGATATTTATGTAGTTGCCTTAATGGCTTCAATAGTTCAGCTTGATGAGTTGTTTAATATAAAAGGTGGAGTTGCTGCAACATCTTTTGCTTTAATGGTAATAATTACAATTTTTGCAGCAAATAGATTTGATACAAGGATAATTTGGGATGAGCAAAGAGATAGTGAATAATGAAAATTTAAATGAAACAGTAGTTTATCAAGCAAAACAAGAGAGTAAAAAGAAGTTCTCTTTTGTATGGTTGTTACCTTTAGTAATATTAGGAATTTTAGGATATATAGCTTACGAATCTTATTCAAAAAAAGGTACAAATATTATCGTATATTTTAAAAGTGCTGAAGGTTTAAAAGAGAATGTAACACCACTTGAGTATAAAGGTTTGACTCTTGGAAAAGTTACAAAAATCTCTATGAATGAAGATTTAAAAAGTGTTGCAGTAAATATTTTGGTAAATAGTGATGTGGCAAACTATGTAGCAAATGAAAACTCAAAATTTTGGATAAAAAAACCAACTGTATCTTTAACAAAAGTTTCAGGGCTTAATACTCTTATAAGTGGATATAAAATTGAGTTATCAACAAGTTTAAAAAATCAAGAAGATTTAAAAAATATTAAATATAAGTGGTATTTTGACGGGCTTGATTCTCAACCTGATGAAGAGTTTGAAGAGAATG
The Aliarcobacter faecis genome window above contains:
- a CDS encoding paraquat-inducible protein A produces the protein MKDLTKVAECYSCGLFVEKSEDKRFKQSCPRCESRLETKQNFSIDSLFYAISSLMLFLILSLYPIISLSLNGQELNANILKTVYILFEQDFYLVSFLVLFTIILAPIFNSIVIILVFLQLKLNIDIFKKSFLYDAYHFFKEWGFIEVFIISLIVTYIKLVGMVSNTKFDIGFFIILAYVFCFIMSNIKFDASAILDD
- a CDS encoding porin family protein, encoding MMKQNKILLIAKKSLLTTIFVGLFSSAFAMDTKFYAGVSAAKVDGHNYTQYNIGQNSSTKFDNDIIFAFSNTLSYGRVKTGLSATTLDLDLKLGYEFIENLRAYAIGTGAIQYYDNSTYTGLGYGGALEYRISSLVSLEGSYKTMNMSKSNHSYDYDTASLGVRFGF
- a CDS encoding paraquat-inducible protein A; amino-acid sequence: MVLISCKNCKKVYEKESYAPFKCERCNHIVRKRVENSLQISLALTICAMLLYIPAMLYPMMIVTQFGVNQESTIIEGIISFLEYKSYFVATVIFVASVAIPILKLFALFFIFLSLKINVQMENRTKILLYKYIEAIGKWSMIDIYVVALMASIVQLDELFNIKGGVAATSFALMVIITIFAANRFDTRIIWDEQRDSE
- a CDS encoding globin domain-containing protein, which gives rise to MQFNISQAQFGIRPSVTLPNPEFLRVLGEEGIRKLISDHYDLIKQSSIYEIFPQDEKEFEQAKINSSDFFIQICGGKKYFNENRGAPMMVARHQPFKITPKTRIVWLECYIEVLKKLDINENLLKSFWNYLDIFSIWMINSKED